A window from Neodiprion fabricii isolate iyNeoFabr1 chromosome 2, iyNeoFabr1.1, whole genome shotgun sequence encodes these proteins:
- the LOC124175109 gene encoding discoidin domain-containing receptor 2-like isoform X1 has product MTVVALQLFFGISRLFVMGESRPKMIFLVVVILCFCGTGAIDISQCIAPLGMESGEIRDSDITASSSFDSGNVGPHRGRLRQESLGGAWCPKQQITTDSKEWLEIDLHTVHMITATSTQGRFGNGQGVEFAENYVLDYWRPRLGKWVRYRSAQGDEVITGNTNTYLESKRELEPPIWASKLRFLPYSFHRRTVCMRVEIYGCSWNDGIVSYSMPQGDKRGNLEFFDATYDGHWDGVQLLRGLGQLTDGRTGADKIRMGYYDDRRQGWVGWKNDTRSGHPVEIRFEFDQVREFSAVHIYCNNQFTKDVQIFAEVSVLFSIGGKYYTGDPIVWTSMEDKIFETSRNITVKLHHRVGKFVKLRFSFAAKWMMLSEITFDSGESINHLPTTSLPTLTEFVTVQSFDHNRPGIPGSYTYVAHGNFTPEPPPPTEAAPPLLRGNSARDVPPQVEVPVSTAKQDDPTYMAVIIGVLTAVILLLAVAIFLIVSRHRQRKNFASPLGAKSSIPSGNQHLSPESAYGTTEKDPSLMTYRVEEVYDRYAGAKLTTLPRELNDRLLGDVRLDEYQEPFHDKYREPPHAAYYGYSTVVIDSKDLHDNVEHSDATYDYAVPMPVPSVSSDQDSVFSKSSSRGSAKACLQSFFPPPPPPMSAPPPRGSNNLTYSSPPSPEPISERERRGSKRREHSLHRYA; this is encoded by the exons ATGACTGTTGTGGCCCTTCAGCTATTCTTCGGAATCAGCCGTCTCTTCGTCATGGGCGAGTCGAGACCCAAGATGATTTTCCTCGTCGTCGTTATCCTCTGTTTCTGCGGAACAGGTGCCATCGACATAT CTCAGTGCATCGCTCCGCTGGGAATGGAGTCTGGGGAAATTCGTGACTCTGATATAACGGCCAGCTCAAGTTTCGACAGTGGAAACGTCGGCCCCCATCGTGGACG GTTACGCCAGGAGAGCCTGGGCGGTGCCTGGTGTCCGAAACAGCAGATCACAACTGACTCCAAAGAGTGGCTTGAGATCGACCTTCACACTGTGCACATGATCACAGCCACGAGCACTCAAGGTCGATTTGGAAACGGACAGGGTGTCGAGTTCGCCGAAAACTACGTCCTTGACTACTGGAGACCGCGACTTGGAAAGTGGGTTCGTTACAGGAGCGCTCAAGGAGACGAG GTGATAACCGGAAACACCAACACCTATCTCGAGTCCAAGCGTGAACTGGAACCGCCGATTTGGGCCAGCAAGCTGCGCTTTTTACCCTACAGCTTCCACCGACGAACGGTCTGCATGCGCGTCGAGATCTATGGCTGTTCATGGAACGACGGTATCGTGTCGTACTCCATGCCTCAGGGTGACAAACGCGGCAACTTGGAGTTCTTCGACGCTACTTACGACGGCCATTGGGACGGAGTCCAACTGCTCCGAGGTCTTGGTCAGCTTACGGACGGACGCACTGGGGCCGACAAGATCAGGATGGGGTACTACGACGATCGAAGACAGGGTTGGGTCGGGTGGAAGAACGACACCAGGTCTGGACACCCCGTTGAAATCAGGTTCGAGTTCGACCAGGTTCGGGAATTTTCCGCCGTTCATATCTACTGCAATAACCAGTTCACCAAGGATGTTCAG ATCTTCGCCGAGGTCAGCGTGCTCTTCAGCATCGGCGGAAAGTACTATACCGGTGATCCGATAGTCTGGACGTCGATGGAGGACAAGATATTCGAGACCTCGAGGAACATAACGGTCAAGCTTCACCACCGAGTAGGGAAATTCGTCAAGCTCAGATTCTCCTTCGCCGCTAAGTGGATGATGCTTAGCGAGATTACCTTCGATTCCGGTGAGTCGATCAACCACCTACCCACTACCTCCCTTCCAACTTTGACAGAGTTCGTCACAGTCCAATCGTTTGATCACAACCGGCCCGGAATTCCAGGCTCATATACAT ACGTCGCCCACGGCAACTTCACCCCAGAACCACCACCGCCAACGGAGGCCGCGCCGCCTCTTCTCCGCGGCAATTCCGCGCGAGACGTGCCACCCCAGGTGGAAGTTCCCGTGTCGACCGCTAAGCAGGACGACCCTACCTACATGGCGGTGATCATCGGCGTTCTCACCGCTGTGATCCTGCTCCTGGCGGTGGCGATATTTCTGATAGTGTCGCGGCACCGGCAACGCAAGAACTTCGCCAGTCCGCTCGGAGCCAAGAGCTCGATTCCCTCGGGTAACCAGCACCTTTCTCCCGAGTCTGCTTACGGCACCACCGAGAAGGATCCCTCCCTCATGACCTACAGGGTCGAGGAAGTATACGACAGGTACGCCGGTGCCAAGCTTACCACTCTTCCGCGAGAGCTGAACGACCGGCTTCTCGGCGACGTCAGACTCGACGAGTACCAGGAACCCTTTCACGACAAGTACAGGGAACCCCCTCACGCCGCTTACTACGGCTACAGCACCGTCGTCATCGACAGTAAAGACCTTCACGACAACGTTGAACATTCCG ATGCCACGTACGACTACGCGGTGCCAATGCCAGTTCCAAGTGTGAGCAGCGACCAGGACAGCGTATTCTCCAAGTCCTCGTCACGAGGCAGCGCAAAG GCATGCTTACAGAGCTTCTtcccgccgccgccgccgccgatGTCAGCGCCACCACCGCGAGGCTCGAACAATCTCACGTACTCGAGTCCCCCGAGTCCGGAACCGATTTCGGAGCGCGAAAGACGGGGAAGCAAACGCAGAGAACACTCGCTACATCGGTACGCgtag
- the LOC124175109 gene encoding discoidin domain-containing receptor 2-like isoform X2: MTVVALQLFFGISRLFVMGESRPKMIFLVVVILCFCGTGAIDISQCIAPLGMESGEIRDSDITASSSFDSGNVGPHRGRLRQESLGGAWCPKQQITTDSKEWLEIDLHTVHMITATSTQGRFGNGQGVEFAENYVLDYWRPRLGKWVRYRSAQGDEVITGNTNTYLESKRELEPPIWASKLRFLPYSFHRRTVCMRVEIYGCSWNDGIVSYSMPQGDKRGNLEFFDATYDGHWDGVQLLRGLGQLTDGRTGADKIRMGYYDDRRQGWVGWKNDTRSGHPVEIRFEFDQVREFSAVHIYCNNQFTKDVQIFAEVSVLFSIGGKYYTGDPIVWTSMEDKIFETSRNITVKLHHRVGKFVKLRFSFAAKWMMLSEITFDSDVAHGNFTPEPPPPTEAAPPLLRGNSARDVPPQVEVPVSTAKQDDPTYMAVIIGVLTAVILLLAVAIFLIVSRHRQRKNFASPLGAKSSIPSGNQHLSPESAYGTTEKDPSLMTYRVEEVYDRYAGAKLTTLPRELNDRLLGDVRLDEYQEPFHDKYREPPHAAYYGYSTVVIDSKDLHDNVEHSDATYDYAVPMPVPSVSSDQDSVFSKSSSRGSAKACLQSFFPPPPPPMSAPPPRGSNNLTYSSPPSPEPISERERRGSKRREHSLHRYA, from the exons ATGACTGTTGTGGCCCTTCAGCTATTCTTCGGAATCAGCCGTCTCTTCGTCATGGGCGAGTCGAGACCCAAGATGATTTTCCTCGTCGTCGTTATCCTCTGTTTCTGCGGAACAGGTGCCATCGACATAT CTCAGTGCATCGCTCCGCTGGGAATGGAGTCTGGGGAAATTCGTGACTCTGATATAACGGCCAGCTCAAGTTTCGACAGTGGAAACGTCGGCCCCCATCGTGGACG GTTACGCCAGGAGAGCCTGGGCGGTGCCTGGTGTCCGAAACAGCAGATCACAACTGACTCCAAAGAGTGGCTTGAGATCGACCTTCACACTGTGCACATGATCACAGCCACGAGCACTCAAGGTCGATTTGGAAACGGACAGGGTGTCGAGTTCGCCGAAAACTACGTCCTTGACTACTGGAGACCGCGACTTGGAAAGTGGGTTCGTTACAGGAGCGCTCAAGGAGACGAG GTGATAACCGGAAACACCAACACCTATCTCGAGTCCAAGCGTGAACTGGAACCGCCGATTTGGGCCAGCAAGCTGCGCTTTTTACCCTACAGCTTCCACCGACGAACGGTCTGCATGCGCGTCGAGATCTATGGCTGTTCATGGAACGACGGTATCGTGTCGTACTCCATGCCTCAGGGTGACAAACGCGGCAACTTGGAGTTCTTCGACGCTACTTACGACGGCCATTGGGACGGAGTCCAACTGCTCCGAGGTCTTGGTCAGCTTACGGACGGACGCACTGGGGCCGACAAGATCAGGATGGGGTACTACGACGATCGAAGACAGGGTTGGGTCGGGTGGAAGAACGACACCAGGTCTGGACACCCCGTTGAAATCAGGTTCGAGTTCGACCAGGTTCGGGAATTTTCCGCCGTTCATATCTACTGCAATAACCAGTTCACCAAGGATGTTCAG ATCTTCGCCGAGGTCAGCGTGCTCTTCAGCATCGGCGGAAAGTACTATACCGGTGATCCGATAGTCTGGACGTCGATGGAGGACAAGATATTCGAGACCTCGAGGAACATAACGGTCAAGCTTCACCACCGAGTAGGGAAATTCGTCAAGCTCAGATTCTCCTTCGCCGCTAAGTGGATGATGCTTAGCGAGATTACCTTCGATTCCG ACGTCGCCCACGGCAACTTCACCCCAGAACCACCACCGCCAACGGAGGCCGCGCCGCCTCTTCTCCGCGGCAATTCCGCGCGAGACGTGCCACCCCAGGTGGAAGTTCCCGTGTCGACCGCTAAGCAGGACGACCCTACCTACATGGCGGTGATCATCGGCGTTCTCACCGCTGTGATCCTGCTCCTGGCGGTGGCGATATTTCTGATAGTGTCGCGGCACCGGCAACGCAAGAACTTCGCCAGTCCGCTCGGAGCCAAGAGCTCGATTCCCTCGGGTAACCAGCACCTTTCTCCCGAGTCTGCTTACGGCACCACCGAGAAGGATCCCTCCCTCATGACCTACAGGGTCGAGGAAGTATACGACAGGTACGCCGGTGCCAAGCTTACCACTCTTCCGCGAGAGCTGAACGACCGGCTTCTCGGCGACGTCAGACTCGACGAGTACCAGGAACCCTTTCACGACAAGTACAGGGAACCCCCTCACGCCGCTTACTACGGCTACAGCACCGTCGTCATCGACAGTAAAGACCTTCACGACAACGTTGAACATTCCG ATGCCACGTACGACTACGCGGTGCCAATGCCAGTTCCAAGTGTGAGCAGCGACCAGGACAGCGTATTCTCCAAGTCCTCGTCACGAGGCAGCGCAAAG GCATGCTTACAGAGCTTCTtcccgccgccgccgccgccgatGTCAGCGCCACCACCGCGAGGCTCGAACAATCTCACGTACTCGAGTCCCCCGAGTCCGGAACCGATTTCGGAGCGCGAAAGACGGGGAAGCAAACGCAGAGAACACTCGCTACATCGGTACGCgtag